Proteins encoded by one window of Vigna radiata var. radiata cultivar VC1973A chromosome 5, Vradiata_ver6, whole genome shotgun sequence:
- the LOC106761000 gene encoding probable cytokinin riboside 5'-monophosphate phosphoribohydrolase LOGL10 — MEGQQQQSGSKSRFRRICVYCGSSPGKSPSYQLAAVQLGKQLVERKIDLVYGGGSIGLMGLISQVVYDGGRHVLGVIPNTLNAREITGESVGEVRAVSGMHQRKAEMARQADAFIALPGGYGTLEELLEIITWAQLGIHDKPVGLLNVDGYYNSLLAFMDKAVDEGFVTPAARHIIVSAQTAQDLMCKLEEYVPEHCGVAPKLSWEMEQQLVNTAKSDISR; from the exons ATGGAAGGGCAACAGCAACAATCAGGCAGCAAGTCTAGGTTCAGACGCATCTGTGTTTACTGCGGTAGCAGCCCTGGCAAAAGCCCCAGCTACCAGCTCGCTGCTGTTCAACTCGGAAAACAATTGGTGGAGAGGAAGATTGACTTGGTGTATGGAGGAGGAAGCATAGGCTTGATGGGTCTAATCTCACAAGTTGTATACGATGGTGGACGCCACGTGTTAGG GGTCATTCCAAACACGCTTAATGCAAGAGAG ATCACCGGCGAGAGTGTAGGAGAAGTCAGAGCTGTATCCGGCATGCACCAACGCAAAGCAGAGATGGCCCGACAGGCCGATGCATTCATTGCACTGCCAg GTGGATATGGCACCCTTGAAGAACTACTGGAAATTATCACCTGGGCTCAGTTAGGTATCCATGATAAACCG GTGGGGTTGTTGAACGTGGATGGGTACTACAACTCGCTGCTGGCATTCATGGACAAAGCTGTGGACGAAGGTTTCGTAACACCTGCTGCCCGTCACATTATTGTTTCTGCCCAAACTGCCCAAGACCTCATGTGCAAACTTGAG GAATATGTCCCCGAGCACTGTGGCGTGGCCCCCAAGCTAAGTTGGGAGATGGAGCAACAGTTAGTTAACACTGCAAAGTCAGATATTTCCCGTTGA
- the LOC106759928 gene encoding putative HVA22-like protein g isoform X1, with the protein MVFAYAFPAYECYKAVEKNRPEIEQLRFWCQYWILVAVLTICERIGDTFISWVPMYSEAKLAFFIYLWYPKTKGTTYVYDSFFRPYVAKHEPEIDRNLLELRTRAGDIAVLYWQKAASYGQTRVFDILQYVAAQSTTSPRPTQQPSTARVRQPPSSDSQPAAATEPRTKDPSATSNTSSQLQKVAAEEPSTVAASLKSQKSNSTPENTNQSVPAEEESMQTVAIAASSSSANEDENPPLEDTIMEESIRVTRARLRNNRSAGIR; encoded by the exons ATGGTTTTTGCTTATGCCTTCCCAGCCTATGAGTGCTATAAGGCAGTTGAAAAGAATAGACCAGAAATTGAACAGCTTCGCTTTTGGTGCCAGTACTG GATTTTGGTAGCTGTTTTGACAATATGTGAGCGGATTGGCGATACTTTTATTTCTTG GGTCCCAATGTATAGTGAAGCTAAGTTGGCATTTTTCATATACTTGTGGTACCCGAAAACTAAG GGAACAACATATGTGTACGATTCTTTCTTTAGACCGTATGTTGCAAAACATGAGCCAGAAATTGATCGGAACTTATTGGAACTAAGGACAAGGGCAGGAGACATCGCAGTTTTGTATTGGCAAAAAGCTGCTAGCTATGGCCAGACTAGAGTATTTGACATTTTGCAGTATGTTGCTGCCCAATCAACAACTTCGCCACGCCCTACTCAG CAACCATCAACTGCAAGGGTGCGTCAACCCCCATCTAGTGATAGCCAACCAGCGGCTGCAACAGAACCACGAACTAAAGATCCATCTGCTACTTCTAACACATCAAGTCAGCTCCAGAAAGTAGCAGCAGAGGAACCCTCTACTGTAGCAGCAAGTTTGAAGAGTCAGAAGTCCAATTCTACGCCTGAAAATACCAACCAATCCGTACCTGCCGAGGAAGAGTCAATGCAGACTGTAGCAATAGCAGCATCATCCTCTTCTGCAAATGAAGATGAGAACCCTCCCTTGGAAGATACCATAATGGAAGAAAGTATTAGGGTTACACGAGCTAGACTTAGAAACAATCGATCAGCTGGAATCCGTTAG
- the LOC106762115 gene encoding endoglucanase 2 encodes MGEKSKSKGGCCGWFIAFVVLAVVVGAIVFTVKKKFGHSGSDKAAPVPGPPGAVDQKYATALKTSLQFFDVQKSGKLVNNKIPWRGDSGLKDGSQANLDLTKGLYDAGDHMKFGLPLAYTATVLSWAILEYGDQMDHVGQLDSAQDSLKWITDYLINAHPSADVLYIQVGDPVADHKCWERPEEMTEARPLTQVNASHPGSDVAAETAAAMASASLVFKKSDSSYSSTLLKHAKQLFTFADKNRGYYSESIPDVQTYYNSSGYGDELLWAASWLYHATGDDSYLEFVTGQDGEDYAEWGSPTWFSWDNKHAGTQVLLARLSFFKAKGISDSYGSGLQSYKETAEVVMCSLLPDSPSATKSRTENGLIWVTEWNALQHAVASAFLAVIYSDYMLTSRTPNLKCDSDSFTPSDLRDFAKSQADYVLGKNPMDMSFLVGYGDKFPQFVHHRGASIPADAKTGCSDGFKWLESSDPNPNVATGALVGGPFKNDTFIDSRNNTMQTEPSTYNSAVIVGLLSSLVTTSSVVQSFT; translated from the exons ATGGGAGAAAAATCGAAGTCCAAAGGAGGGTGTTGCGGTTGGTTCATCGCATTTGTCGTTCTGGCCGTCGTCGTCGGTGCTATTGTTTTTACTGTCAAGAAGAAATTCGGTCATTCCGGTTCTGATAAAGCTGCTCCAGTTCCCGGTCCCCCTGGCGCCGTTGATCAAAAATACGCCACTGCACTAAAAACCTCACTGCAATTCTTCGATGTTCAAAAAT CTGGGAAGTTAGTCAACAACAAAATACCTTGGAGAGGGGATTCGGGTCTTAAGGATGGGAGCCAAGCGAATCTGGATCTCACAAAAGGACTGTATGATGCTGGGGATCACATGAAATTTGGTTTGCCGTTGGCTTATACGGCGACGGTGTTGTCGTGGGCCATTCTGGAATATGGAGATCAAATGGATCACGTTGGCCAGTTAGACTCGGCTCAAGATTCGCTCAAGTGGATCACTGATTATCTCATCAATGCTCACCCTTCTGCTGATGTTCTTTACATTCAG GTGGGTGATCCTGTTGCAGATCACAAGTGTTGGGAAAGACCAGAAGAAATGACTGAAGCTCGACCACTCACACAAGTGAATGCATCTCATCCTGGATCAGACGTTGCAGCAGAAACTGCAGCTGCCATGGCCTCAGCATCTTTGGTCTTTAAAAAGTCTGATTCTTCGTATTCAAGCACACTCCTCAAGCATGCAAAACAGTTGTTCACTTTTGCTGACAAAAATAGGGGATATTATAGTGAGAGTATACCTGACGTTCAGACATATTATAACTCAAGTGGATATGGTGATGAGCTTTTATGGGCTGCTAGCTGGCTCTATCATGCTACGGGTGATGATTCTTACCTTGAGTTTGTGACTGGCCAAGATGGAGAAGACTATGCTGAATGGGGAAGCCCAACCTGGTTCAGTTGGGATAACAAGCATGCTGGAACTCAg GTTTTGTTAGCTAGATTAAGCTTTTTTAAGGCAAAGGGCATTTCAGATTCGTATGGCTCTGGGCTCCAAAGTTACAAGGAAACAGCCGAGGTTGTAATGTGCAGCCTTCTTCCGGATTCACCATCAGCCACAAAAAGCAGAACAGAGA ATGGTCTTATATGGGTGACCGAATGGAACGCTTTGCAACATGCTGTTGCATCTGCGTTCTTAGCTGTTATTTACAGCGACTATATGCTAACATCGCGGACACCAAATCTAAAATGCGATTCAGATTCCTTTACCCCATCAGATCTTCGAGACTTTGCCAAATCTCAG GCTGATTACGTGTTGGGCAAGAATCCTATGGATATGAGTTTTCTGGTGGGTTATGGCGATAAATTCCCGCAATTCGTGCATCATAGGGGTGCTTCAATTCCTGCCGATGCAAAAACTGGGTGCAGTGATGGTTTCAAGTGGCTTGAATCATCTGATCCAAATCCCAATGTAGCTACTGGAGCACTTGTTGGTGGACCCTTCAAGAATGACACTTTCATTGATTCCAGGAACAATACAATGCAAACAGAACCAAGCACGTACAATAGTGCTGTCATAGTCGGTCTCCTATCAAGTTTAGTCACCACGTCTTCTGTTGTTCAATCCTTCACCTAA
- the LOC106759928 gene encoding putative HVA22-like protein g isoform X2, which produces MIGSFITRVLVMVFAYAFPAYECYKAVEKNRPEIEQLRFWCQYWILVAVLTICERIGDTFISWVPMYSEAKLAFFIYLWYPKTKGTTYVYDSFFRPYVAKHEPEIDRNLLELRTRAGDIAVLYWQKAASYGQTRVFDILQYVAAQSTTSPRPTQQPSTARVRQPPSSDSQPAAATEPRTKDPSATSNTSSQLQKVAAEEPSTVAASLKSQKSNSTPENTNQSVPAEEESMQTVAIAASSSSANEDENPPLEDTIMEESIRVTRARLRNNRSAGIR; this is translated from the exons ATGATAGGATCTTTTATTACGAGGGTACTTGT GATGGTTTTTGCTTATGCCTTCCCAGCCTATGAGTGCTATAAGGCAGTTGAAAAGAATAGACCAGAAATTGAACAGCTTCGCTTTTGGTGCCAGTACTG GATTTTGGTAGCTGTTTTGACAATATGTGAGCGGATTGGCGATACTTTTATTTCTTG GGTCCCAATGTATAGTGAAGCTAAGTTGGCATTTTTCATATACTTGTGGTACCCGAAAACTAAG GGAACAACATATGTGTACGATTCTTTCTTTAGACCGTATGTTGCAAAACATGAGCCAGAAATTGATCGGAACTTATTGGAACTAAGGACAAGGGCAGGAGACATCGCAGTTTTGTATTGGCAAAAAGCTGCTAGCTATGGCCAGACTAGAGTATTTGACATTTTGCAGTATGTTGCTGCCCAATCAACAACTTCGCCACGCCCTACTCAG CAACCATCAACTGCAAGGGTGCGTCAACCCCCATCTAGTGATAGCCAACCAGCGGCTGCAACAGAACCACGAACTAAAGATCCATCTGCTACTTCTAACACATCAAGTCAGCTCCAGAAAGTAGCAGCAGAGGAACCCTCTACTGTAGCAGCAAGTTTGAAGAGTCAGAAGTCCAATTCTACGCCTGAAAATACCAACCAATCCGTACCTGCCGAGGAAGAGTCAATGCAGACTGTAGCAATAGCAGCATCATCCTCTTCTGCAAATGAAGATGAGAACCCTCCCTTGGAAGATACCATAATGGAAGAAAGTATTAGGGTTACACGAGCTAGACTTAGAAACAATCGATCAGCTGGAATCCGTTAG